The Lactobacillus sp. ESL0680 genome has a segment encoding these proteins:
- a CDS encoding dUTP diphosphatase: MNKTRGFEIVSSYENKNINLPRRQTIASAGYDIEAAKDMVIPSIWRLNFVRIFRLIRNGHHLYEPDYQLADQILQPLLIPTGIKAYMPDDEVLVLANRSSNTFKRNLSLPNGIGVIDSDYYNNPNNEGEIFMQVINYGVRPLQIRKGDRIGQGIFVQYLKTDNDLPVSRQRTNGFGSTNEEGI, translated from the coding sequence ATGAATAAAACAAGGGGCTTTGAGATTGTATCGAGTTATGAAAATAAAAATATTAATTTGCCAAGGCGGCAAACGATTGCTAGTGCGGGCTATGATATAGAAGCTGCTAAGGATATGGTTATTCCAAGTATTTGGCGCTTAAATTTTGTCCGGATTTTTCGCTTAATTAGAAACGGCCATCACTTATATGAACCTGATTACCAACTGGCAGATCAAATTTTGCAGCCGCTGCTGATTCCGACAGGAATTAAGGCATACATGCCCGATGATGAGGTCTTAGTACTGGCTAACCGGTCGTCCAATACCTTCAAGCGTAATTTGAGCCTGCCAAATGGTATCGGGGTAATTGACTCAGATTATTACAATAACCCTAACAATGAGGGTGAAATTTTTATGCAGGTAATTAATTACGGCGTGCGGCCGCTGCAAATTCGCAAGGGCGATCGAATTGGACAAGGGATTTTTGTGCAATACTTAAAGACAGACAACGATCTGCCTGTTAGCCGGCAGCGGACCAATGGCTTTGGCTCAACCAATGAGGAAGGAATCTAA
- a CDS encoding FAD-binding protein, whose translation MFPKKAHYDLVIVGGGLSGLAAAVSAGEQHLDTLIIEKGRTLGGDGNYVEGAMGVDSYLQKQEGITIDPTELLQDELNYSHYEANAPHLKKFINHSGAIIDWLHELGVEFVKVGPQGKSWPTIHTFNGGGKAAIETLLTKVNEYGIEIVTSIGAQKILQHNGHVSGLIIKNEATGQMRELSVNDVILATGGYIDNPELVKKRTPLNDRLLSVSDGKSTGDGMQLAWQAGAEHYQMGAIQYGGGAILDKTRPPFVHMASQLAAAATQEAILWVNERGDRFVNEDVNDNMCHAGSSILTQARTFSILDQAAVDHLTNVGLYKELGNSPVSPEKLANLTDEITRDLQNNEKYLTKADSIAELAQKLNLPNLQSTIERYNKVVEQGKDSDFGKAAAYLTPLKEGPYYAVELGVGMACALGGIRVDDHNAVLNSYGYPLDGLYAVGNDAAGMLVGDTYAVTLPGSTAGYAAFSGRNAVLSICKGKC comes from the coding sequence ATGTTTCCTAAAAAAGCCCATTATGACTTAGTAATTGTCGGTGGTGGCCTATCAGGTTTAGCTGCAGCAGTAAGTGCTGGTGAACAGCACCTCGACACCTTAATAATTGAAAAAGGCCGCACGTTGGGCGGCGATGGTAATTATGTTGAAGGTGCGATGGGTGTAGATAGTTATTTGCAAAAGCAGGAGGGAATTACAATCGACCCGACTGAATTGTTGCAAGATGAATTAAATTATTCGCACTATGAAGCCAATGCCCCTCATTTAAAGAAATTTATTAACCACAGCGGCGCAATTATTGATTGGCTGCATGAATTAGGTGTTGAATTTGTCAAAGTTGGTCCGCAAGGAAAGAGCTGGCCAACAATTCATACCTTTAACGGTGGTGGCAAAGCCGCAATTGAGACTTTGCTGACCAAAGTTAATGAGTATGGCATTGAAATTGTTACCAGCATTGGTGCGCAAAAGATTTTACAACATAATGGTCACGTTTCTGGACTAATCATTAAAAATGAAGCAACTGGTCAAATGAGAGAATTATCAGTCAATGATGTTATTCTTGCGACAGGTGGCTATATTGATAATCCAGAATTAGTTAAAAAGCGGACGCCGCTTAATGATCGCTTATTGTCTGTTAGTGATGGCAAGTCAACTGGTGATGGGATGCAGCTAGCCTGGCAAGCAGGTGCCGAACATTATCAAATGGGCGCGATCCAATATGGTGGCGGCGCAATTCTTGATAAAACAAGACCACCGTTTGTCCACATGGCTTCACAACTGGCTGCTGCAGCTACACAAGAAGCAATTTTATGGGTTAATGAGCGTGGAGATCGTTTTGTCAATGAAGATGTTAATGACAATATGTGTCACGCTGGCAGCAGTATTTTAACGCAAGCACGGACTTTTTCAATCCTCGATCAAGCCGCTGTAGACCACTTAACTAATGTCGGTTTATATAAGGAGTTAGGTAATTCACCGGTTTCACCAGAAAAATTAGCTAATTTGACTGATGAAATTACCCGTGATCTTCAAAACAATGAGAAGTATTTAACTAAGGCTGATTCAATTGCAGAACTTGCGCAAAAGCTCAACTTACCTAATTTGCAGTCTACTATTGAGCGCTACAACAAGGTAGTGGAACAGGGTAAGGACAGTGATTTTGGTAAAGCTGCAGCTTATTTAACACCGCTTAAAGAAGGCCCATATTATGCTGTTGAACTTGGTGTTGGCATGGCATGTGCCCTTGGCGGCATCAGGGTTGATGACCATAATGCAGTCTTAAATAGCTATGGTTACCCTCTTGACGGTCTGTATGCTGTTGGGAATGACGCTGCCGGGATGTTAGTTGGCGATACTTACGCCGTTACTTTGCCGGGAAGTACTGCTGGCTATGCCGCCTTTTCTGGTCGCAATGCTGTTTTAAGTATTTGCAAAGGGAAGTGCTAA
- a CDS encoding MFS transporter has protein sequence MNVSKQYVLKTRIGVLAVSMIGMAALAITPSYAAIAQHFALNNTSVQMLTSLPNLFMMVAGLIIGKLTAGKINLKSLTVGSILLVVIGGLLPLFFHESFIFLIICSCLVGLGQGACTNLTQVLISQILPKKERESTMGLSTTFINIGGVVFIMGGGQLAAASSWVNNYWIYLFSLLILLVVTMLLPMHPKDVSDDNHQTKEAGKIKLNKYVFYCALWAFLTMLLNNVLNNNISLFVVEQGLGATSQAALTSTISLIGGMLCGLIVGILGKKFRYSSIALSFLLYGISYLLIGFVHSLVIVFIGSFLVGAAMSIAMGQFPYLISIAVDDSTVSMALGIYVAIYSVGGVVSPFVINPLTTMVKNIGFNVFSVSGILAIVISCCCLLVKFQKNLVKNSLN, from the coding sequence GTGAACGTTTCTAAACAATATGTTCTAAAAACACGAATTGGTGTTTTGGCAGTTAGTATGATTGGCATGGCTGCCTTAGCCATTACACCCTCATATGCGGCAATCGCGCAGCACTTTGCCCTAAATAATACTAGTGTTCAAATGCTGACCTCGTTGCCCAACCTGTTTATGATGGTTGCTGGACTAATAATTGGTAAATTGACGGCTGGTAAGATTAATTTGAAAAGTTTAACTGTCGGTTCAATTCTACTTGTTGTAATTGGTGGCTTATTACCATTGTTTTTCCATGAGAGCTTTATTTTCTTGATAATCTGTTCTTGTTTAGTTGGTTTGGGTCAAGGAGCTTGTACTAATTTAACGCAAGTCCTGATTTCACAAATTTTACCTAAAAAAGAACGGGAATCAACGATGGGCTTGTCCACCACGTTCATTAACATTGGTGGTGTTGTCTTTATCATGGGTGGCGGGCAATTAGCTGCCGCGAGCAGTTGGGTTAATAATTATTGGATTTATCTCTTTTCACTGTTAATTTTGCTGGTTGTCACTATGTTATTGCCAATGCATCCTAAAGATGTGTCTGATGATAATCACCAGACTAAAGAAGCAGGCAAGATCAAGCTAAACAAATATGTTTTTTACTGTGCATTGTGGGCATTTTTAACAATGCTGTTAAATAATGTTTTGAACAACAACATTTCCCTTTTTGTTGTTGAGCAGGGACTAGGGGCCACATCACAAGCCGCATTGACTTCGACAATTTCATTAATTGGTGGGATGCTCTGTGGTTTAATCGTTGGTATTCTTGGTAAGAAATTTAGATATTCGTCAATTGCACTGTCATTTTTACTTTATGGTATCTCCTATCTGCTGATTGGCTTTGTCCATTCATTAGTTATTGTCTTTATCGGCAGCTTCTTGGTTGGGGCAGCCATGAGTATCGCAATGGGACAGTTCCCCTACCTAATTTCAATTGCGGTTGACGACAGCACTGTCTCAATGGCGTTGGGAATTTATGTTGCCATTTATTCAGTTGGTGGTGTTGTTAGCCCATTTGTTATTAACCCATTAACGACAATGGTCAAGAATATTGGCTTTAATGTCTTTTCTGTTAGCGGCATCTTGGCAATTGTCATTAGTTGCTGTTGTCTGTTAGTTAAGTTTCAAAAGAATTTGGTCAAGAATTCCCTTAATTAA